In Cryptomeria japonica chromosome 10, Sugi_1.0, whole genome shotgun sequence, a genomic segment contains:
- the LOC131066600 gene encoding aluminum-activated malate transporter 9 has translation MPPNREADYSGCEQSRESLLSQREKENEDIDVEGQQARCGCCVGLREGMNKWRNGVCRAFSKALEFAKSDPRKAIFSVKMGMALSLVSLLMFMEEPYKQISTYSIWAILTVVVVFEYTVGATLSKGFNRGLGTFTAGGLAFGVAELAMFTEKWEPVIFIISIFTAGALATFAKLYPKMKPYEYGFRVFLITFCFILVSGYRTRAFIHTAITRFLLIVLGASVAFLINGCIYPIWAGEDLHKLIVKNFMGVANSLEGCMDGYLSGLEMEKVPSKILVCQADDDPVYNAYREAVISASQEETLEGFASWEWPHGKYTMMKYPWKDYVKLGGALRHCTYMVMALHGCILSEIQAPRELRQVFGDELRQVSDKGANVLRALGNNLDNMMKLKSEDMLDEVHKAAEELQTKIDARSYLLVNSESWVIGNRGTTLPSQSDEPIEDEGRDQLGNLSHKMSNSQHGFCDNDHGVDVLSKSWHSHDSNLGITSVTVAKAPEKKMCKQLSWPSRHSIVIDQPYLDTREKTFESASALSLATFASLLIEFVARLDNLVKSFNELSLKAKFKDPDACPSTETKGICRRLLKNFRL, from the exons ATGCCACCTAACAGAGAAGCGGATTACAGTGGCTGTGAGCAGAGCAGAGAGAGTTTGCTTAGCCAGCGGGAGAAGGAAAATGAAGACATTGATGTGGAGGGACAGCAGGCGCGATGTGGTTGCTGTGTAGGATTGAGGGAAGGGATGAACAAGTGGCGGAATGGTGTGTGCAGAGCATTCAGTAAGGCTCTGGAATTCGCAAAGAGTGATCCCAGGAAGGCCATATTTTCAGTGAAAATGGGAATGGCGCTGAGCCTGGTGTCGCTACTGATGTTTATGGAGGAGCCCTACAAACAGATTAGTACTTATTCAATTTGGGCAATATTGACTGTGGTGGTTGTCTTTGAATACACTGTAG GTGCAACACTGAGTAAGGGATTTAACCGAGGTCTAGGAACATTTACAGCTGGTGGCTTAGCTTTTGGAGTTGCAGAACTAGCAATGTTCACTGAAAAGTGGGAACCTGTGATATTTATCATAAGCATATTTACCGCAG GTGCACTTGCCACTTTTGCTAAGCTATATCCAAAGATGAAACCTTATGAATATGGATTTAGAGTGTTCCTGATTACATTTTGTTTCATCTTAGTATCTGGATATAGAACCAGGGCATTCATTCACACGGCAATAACACGCTTTCTTCTCATTGTTCTGGGGGCTTCTGTTGCTTTTCTAATTAATGGCTGTATTTACCCAATTTGGGCTGGAGAGGACCTACACAAACTGATAGTGAAAAACTTTATGGGTGTTGCAAACTCCCTCGAAG GCTGCATGGATGGATATCTTTCAGGATTAGAGATGGAAAAAGTTCCATCAAAAATTCTTGTATGTCAGGCTGATGATGATCCAGTGTATAATGCGTACAGGGAGGCAGTCATTTCTGCATCTCAAGAGGAAACTCTG GAAGGCTTTGCAAGCTGGGAGTGGCCTCATGGCAAATACACAATGATGAAGTATCCCTGGAAAGACTATGTTAAACTGGGAGGAGCTTTGAGACATTGTACATATATGGTTATGGCTTTGCATGGTTGTATACTCTCAGAGATACAG GCTCCCCGTGAACTTCGACAGGTTTTCGGTGATGAACTACGACAAGTGAGTGATAAAGGTGCAAATGTTTTGCGTGCACTGGGCAATAACCTTGATAACATGATGAAATTGAAGAGTGAAGATATGTTAGATGAAGTTCACAAAGCAGCAGAAGAATTACAGACAAAGATTGATGCACGCTCTTATCTTCTGGTAAATTCAGAAAGTTGGGTCATTGGGAATAGGGGCACTACTTTACCAAGTCAAAGTGATGAACCAATTGAAGATGAGGGACGTGATCAACTAGGGAATCTTTCACATAAGATGTCAAACAGTCAGCACGGGTTCTGTGATAATGACCATGGGGTTGATGTTCTTTCAAAAAGTTGGCATAGTCATGATTCCAACTTGGGGATAACATCTGTCACAGTAGCAAAAGCGCCAGAGAAGAAAATGTGCAAGCAATTGTCCTGGCCTTCACGACACTCAATTGTCATTGATCAACCATATTTAGACACAAGAGAGAAGACCTTTGAGAGTGCAAGTGCACTTTCCTTGGCAACATTTGCCTCACTTTTAATAGAGTTTGTAGCAAGGCTTGATAATTTAGTTAAATCATTCAACGAGCTAAGTTTGAAGGCTAAGTTCAAAGATCCTGATGCTTGTCCTTCAACTGAAACCAAGGGCATTTGCCGAAGGTTGTTAAAAAATTTCAGATTGTGA